The genomic interval ggagggtCTCATTGATAATATTCTACCAGCTCTCGGTATTCACCAAGTAGAGTTATAATCACAACCACGTTTCTAGCAACATATCTCGGAATAAATATCAAACCTCTTCCACAAACCTGCTCACAGCAAATTATATATGGGATCGTGTCACCAACAGAACAGCCAGTTGAATAGCCCATTTGTTTTAACCTTTGTGCAACCTGTAAATTGATCACATATTTTCAAGACAAATGAAATGGTTGATCAAACACTTTAGCAGTGGTTTAAGGATTTACTTACTTGAACATGTGGTTGGTTTCTGGCATCAGGATAAGCTTCAGGTGGCTTAGTCAGTGTCTTCGTGATGATATATTTCTCAAGTGCAACTTGCCCTTTTCTCATATCCTCTTGTATCTGTGAAAATTTGCACATTTAAGTCCCAAGTAATTTTCGATACACAATAATAATTACAGACCTCGAAAGGctcatttttctattattttcctttttctgagGGActgttttaatttattcttagtTTGCTTGGGAGAGGAAGTACAAGTGTAAAGAAAATGGAGACAAGTTGTCATTCATTTGACATGTCCCCAATTTGTTGTTTGACAATCATTCTCATTTTCAGCACACGCCCCAGTTTAAATTTTAGGAACATTCTGAGCATCAACCCAACCTCCCTCTTCCGTGATTGTGAAAGAAGATCGAAGTAATCACAAGTCAACATGAAAAGGTACATTTTTTTTACCTTCGTAAGTGAGTCATGTATTGATTCAATGACATCCTCACATGACCTATAAGCATGAAAAAAGATTGGTGATCAGGAAAAAAAATGCagtttttaaccaaaaaaaagttttatttagaaagataataataaataaaactatagcTAAAAGAAGCCCGCAATGTAACATACCCTCCAGACAATATTTGATTTAAGCAGAAATCACCTAATTCCTTTGACAATAAGCTCCAGTCACGACGAACCATATCAAGACCCTTGCGCTCAATAACCTGAATATGAAGTCAACTTTTACACTGCTCTATCTCCCATTTATTTCTATAAGATCCAAAGAGCAAATGGAAGTGCATCGTAGTTACCTCATATGGCATTCCGTCCTTAAACTGCAACTTTACAGCagcatatttctttttcttcagaaGCAACATTCTCTTATACAAACCATCGAGATCAATTTCTAAGCACTTGTACTTTTTGTTAAcctggaaaagaaaaaacatggaAGAATACCTCACATTgagatttgagaaaatgaatggaAAGATATACAAAGGAAAAATTTTCTGTTGTCTTAAGCTAGAATATTTTTGTGTGGCTACATATAAGCATTTCAGTAGATTATGAATGCTTTTAGATGGACCTTAAAACTATTTTCGAGAATTTTTCAATGGAAATTTTTGAAACATGGATAGAGttaaatttcttttcctttccccCTTTCTTGTTACCATAAATTTGTGTACATAACAAGAGTATATGAAGGAACAGACTGGAAACTTCCACAACTTTCAATACTATAATAATGTGATTCTTAAAGAAGAGGGCAGATTGGTAGGTTTAGTTATTAAATCATGAGATCTgcaatacaattttttttttaataagaaacagagaaatgcattaaaCCAAGAAAGAAAGGAACAGCCCAAGGGCGGGGTTTGagaaccccccccccccctacAAAAACGAAATAAAACAAGAAGAGCCCCCCAATTGTTTAAAATCATAAGTAGGCTATAAGTACAAAAGAATTTAGTGTAATTTGTACACCACCAGAGGTCGTATTCTGAACCTGGGCctaaaaagaatcaaaagagGTAAACTTGTCATCAAACAACCTAATATTCCGCTCGTTTCACAAGTGCCACAACAGTGCATGGGTCGCACATTGCCAAAGAATTCTACCTTTAGTACAAAAGTTTCCACCATTCAGGCCATCCATAAACCAATCATCAATCTGCTTAGGGAGGCAACTAAGCACCCCGAAAGTGGTAAAAATACAATTCCAACCTCTAAACGTAAAATCATAGTGTAAAAACAGATGGTCCACAGACTCCATCTCTTTAAGACAAAGAAGGCAGATGGAAGGGGAGAGGGACCAATTAGGAACTTCCTTTTAAGCTTATCATGAGTATTTAGACTTCTATATGCAAGGGACCAAAGGAAGATCTTCACTTTTTTAGgaatttttaatttccaaataaggttGATCAAAGGCATTTTGGTTTTCGAGACACCCATAGTCATTTTGAGGAAggtggatttggtagagagacTGCCCGAGGCTTCCAGATTCCAACGCAAACTATCCCTAGTATCTCTCACCACCCAATCTGTTAGCAGCTGGGGAAGCGCAATAGAGATACCCATCTCTCTGTCAAAAATACCCCTTCTTAACCCCAAATCCCATGCCTAGTTCAAACTATTCCAACAATCCACGATGACAGCATTCTTTTAGTAGAAATAGCATAGATATCGCTATAAAGGGAGGCAAGAGGTTGGGGTGTACACACTTAGTCTTCCCAAAACCTGATGTTTCTACCATTTCCCACCACAAAGTCCACAAACTGAAAAAACTTATCTTTTTGTTTCATAGTGTTATTCCAAAGTCTAAGCTTCCCTTTGTCTCTCATCCTCAAAGAACTCCAACCATGGTCATCAACACTTAGGGGCCttcaacaaagaaaaaaaataacacaGTAAACTGTTAAGAACCGATTGTGCAAGAGTTAACCTCCCTCATTTAGAAATGACCAAACCTCGCCatttatcaattttctttttgaacttctcttCAAGAGCATTCCACGCCACCTTAGAAGCATTCCTACCTCCGAGAGGGAAGcccaaataaataaaagggaAGCAATCAACTTTACAACCCAAAAAATCCACACTGATAGCAAGCTCATTGGGGCTCAAATTAATCCTAATAAGGGAAGTTTTGGAAACATGGAGGGAAAGATCCAAGCTCAGTAGGAACAGGTTGATAACCCACCACCAAGCCCTCAAATTCCCCACACTCCAAGAGCAAAAGACTAATGTATCATCGAAGAGTAACCTCAACCAAAGGCCTATCAAAGGAAAACCTCTAACCATTCTTCTTTCACTACAATAAAGAATAAGACTACTTAGAGCATACCCAACAATTGTGAACAAAAAAGGAGAAAGGAGGTCTCCTTGTCTAAGGCCCCTTTGAGACACAATCTTCCCCCTCGGTCTCCAATTGAGGATAATAGAGAAATTAGTAAAGGAGATACGACCTCAGATCCACTTCCTCCACCTTTGCCGAAACCTTTAAGCTTGAGTACCACATCGAGAAAATCCCAATCAACCTTATCGTAAGCCTTTTCAAGGTCAAGCTTTAAAAGAGCTCCTTTCTTACCTAAAGCTCTCCACTCTTCCACAGATACAGAAGCTATCAGAATCACATCAAGAATTTGTCTTCCTTCCACAAAAGCCATTTGGGAGTCATTAATAATAGAAGGGAGGACTTTTTTCAGACTTTTAGTCAAAACCTTGGAGACAATTTTATAAAGCGAAGTCACCAAGCTAATAGACCTAAACTCATTGACCTCGATCCCCTTTTTCTTCTTGGGAATCAAACAAATGTAAGTTTCATTGTACCTTTTATTAATGATTCCGTTTTTAAAAAACTCTTGGAACACTCCAAGTAAGTCATCCTTCAAAATGTTCcaagatttttttataaaactcTCCAGTCATATCGTCCGGCCCAGGGGACTTAAGGTTCCCCAAATCAAAGACAAGCATCTCTAATTTCAGCCTCCTCAAAAGGCACTTCCAAAGCTTGACTATCCTGAGCATTCAAACCATTCCAAATCGTCAAAAGTAAAGCACGGGCTAGAGTCTTTCTTGTACAAACTGCTGTAATACCCAACAATCTCCCCAATAATCTCATCTTCTCTAAGGAGAATCTGCACCTCTTTGTTATCCAACGTAGTAATAGCATTTTACTTTTACGAGCTGAAGTCCATCAATGGAAAAAAATGGAGTTCTCATCCCCTTCTCGAAGTCACTGAATCTTACTTTTTTTAGCCCAAGCACACTGCTCTCTAAACACAATCTCAGTTAACTCCGTCTGGCACACTTCCCTTTCCCTTCTATTATCAACCGAGAAAACACCTCCCTCTTCTAAGGTATCGAGCTTCTCTAACTTATCAGTAAGGATCTTCTTTTGGTGGTTCACACCGCCAAAGACCTTGTTCCAGGGTTTTAGGAAGCCCTTCAGGCCTTTCAACTTTTCCATAAAAGCATAACCAGGCCACCCTTCAACTTTCAGGCCCCCCACCAAGTCtccaattttttataaaaagatttATGACCCAACCACATGTTTTCAAATCTAAAAGGAGTGGGACCCCAAGAATGAGCACCTGAGCATAACAAAATGGGAAAGTGGTCTGAAGTAACCCGAGGAAGCCTATCAACAGTAACACTGAGGAAGAACTCCACCCACAGCTTAGACAGCAAGAATCTATCAATCTTGGAGGCAACAAAATGATCACCTGGCCTAGAGCAAGAGAAAGCACCATTTCTCATAGGGGTGTCAATGAGATCCAACTCTTCAATTAGAGAGTTGAACGAATTCATACTTCACCAATACAATAAATACCAAAAATAAAGATTTCTACTATAATAAATACCAAAAATACTTAGACAAATTCAATCAGACCCCACGACCTTACCTCTTGTATAACTTTTCCTGCAATTGCTTTCACTTTGCCAATATCATCCAGTCCACTATGAATCATTATTGAATCTGTATCGCCATAAATTACCTGTCATGTGAAAGATAATCTATTCATGAGACCAATGTACTCGGTAATGCATTGAGATTATGCATGTGTCCGGAAAATTATATAACTTGTGAATTTCAGTGTTCATCTATGACCTCTAGGTTCAGATTATTCTTGACAAGATCAACCGTACTCTGCAGAATTTCTCTTCCCtgcaaaataagtaaataagtAGTGTAAATGAAAGTTTTTGCAGGTTTCTTTGccctttctttttacttttttattttgttttcttgaaaAATGAAGAGAGGGAGCGGTCTTTGACATAATTGACATAAATATGAACTGAAACATAAGCAACCTAATTCCCTTACTTGTGAAGTAATAAGCTCTGCTAGTGGTTTTGCATAAAACCTTGAATTAGAAAACCCTAGACATCCATACATACTGCAACGATTACCAGATCATGTAAATGCACAACGAAAAAGATGATTAGTACAAGTCTGGTgtaaaagattgagaaaaaaataaggAGAAAATACCTGTTGGCAGTGAGCTTTAATGCCTGCTGCTGAATGTCAAGTTGCTGAAGCTTGAGACCAGTTGCATTCTTCATCCATGACTTCACCATTCTTCTCCTTTGAACCAGATTTTTTAGCAACTGTTGAAATAAGGAGTAACATCATTGCCTATTCTTTCTACCAAGAAGTGGAAAAATATAGAATGCTGCTCTAACCCAAGTTAGTAAAACATGGGCATAAGTCGCCTAACATGAACCAACAACCCGTGAGTGCAACTCTTGTGACTTAAAACAATGACAAAAGGAAAGATAATATAGGCATCCAAGCTTTCTCTGTTAACCTTATAAAGGCAGAGACATGTCTTGCATACAATTGAAGCTCCtatacatattaacattttattatatcCTTGAATGGAACAGTCCAGAAGTTTTCATGAAAAATGACTTCATCAAAGGAGATGATAGCCCAATGAAGCACTTTTGaggaaatttagtttctattccATGCATTAAGATTGTACCTCAGGAAGAACTCCAGTCACTTTACTAGATGGCAGTAGAGGAACAACACCATCTGGAGATCTTTCAACAGTGGTGAAGCAAATATTATATTCCTGCATGATCGAGATACACATGTGGCACACAGATTACAGTTTCATCACTGCATTCCATGGTTAAAATACAACTGGAAGAAGTTGATGAACATTTAATGGGACCAACAGACTCACCTGAATGATGGAAGGGTACAGACTGTTGAAATCCAAGAGCAATACATACTTATCATATAAACCACGCTTTGGCTCCAAGACTAGCCCACCTGAATAGGAGGATCCCTTTTTGCCTTTTCCACTTTCAGTATTGGGAGCTTCTACATTTGGATCATCTAAATCAAACTCATCAACACTTTTTTCCTCAGGACCATGATTCGTTCTCTTTTTTAccatctttttttccttcacatAAGATGAAGTCTTGTCGGGGACAATATATTTTTTGGCATGGAATGCATGAAGTAAGAGATACTCCACTCTCTGGGCTCTAGCACCCTGAAAAAGTATGTATATCAAATTAAGACAAGTAAAACTCTCATTATAGCTTCATAGTCAAATTGGAATGAAATGAAGATGAAATATGTCAATAGGCTTACCTGTAGGCTTCTTCTCCAGAGATTACCACTGATATTAGTCAATTGTCGAGTAAGGGGAAGAACACTTAAATGAAACATGAGTTCCAATGACAACCATGCATCTGTCTCACCATATTCAATCTGAAATATTAAAACACCATGAGAATAATGCAGTTTGAagactgaaaaaaaaaaccataagaTCCAAAACCATGCATCAGTCTCACCATACCCGATCCGAAATATTACAACATCAtgtgaaataaaatttgaaggttcattttttctttttccgtAAGAAACAGAGTTTTCATTGAGATCAAATGAGAGAAATCAAGGAGAATACTAAAACCAATCCCCCCCAAATGGAGCCCAACTAAACTAACAAGGGACTCCggtcaaacaaaataaaacctaaaaaataatttttaaaaaaataaacatagagGACCCAAGAGAagtgtgtttttctttttctttttcttttttttttttttttttccttgtaagCAACCAAGCTTCCctttaggaaaaaaatgaaagaaagaggGCACACAAAAAAACGGCCTATGAAAAAGGGGGAGGGGACCTAACTAACTACAAAAGAAGCTCCAATCCAATAAAATCATGCCAAGatcataattttatttcattaattgtcCCAGATGTTAAATAACACCGTGATACAAGAGTAAAGTTTTATCTCTCTACTTTCATTTTGTTTCAGGTGCAAGAAGTTCACAAAATGCCAAAACTTTGAACATAAATAGAGTTTCTGCGACAAGGGAAATTTGAACTTGCGTCCCTTAGGTCTTAGCCTTTGGCTGATAATATTTATAGACATGAAATATTTGGCATGTTCAagtcattaattaaaaaaagaaccGGGGATCTCAGAGGCAAGGAAATACTAGGGCACATTCAGTGGAAGGCTCTCATGGCATCATTAATCATGactaatatttttaaacataatgcGAGAGGACTAACACAGTCATTACTTCTCTTTTTTTTGGATAAGAGTAACACGGTCATTACTTCAAAACGATATAACCTATCATCTCTTCAGAACAAATATACAACTATCATATCCAAATTGTAATAATTGGGAATAACCATGGTGATTCCAAGGCCAAGTTGCAGGATATGGAATCCTCTACTCACCAGGTTCATGAGAGACTCGGATGCTTGAAACATTTTTGGAATTTCATGTGGAGTGACTTCCTTGCGGTCCTTATTGAGTTGAGTCTTTGCTAGCTCAGTCAAAGAATAACTTATCTGGAAGAATAAAAGCAAGCTTCAAAACCCAAATGAATAAACACCGATACATTTCCAACAtaagttataaaatattttacctCCTTCAGTAGGTCACGGGACGACAAGTACGTATCACATAAGAGTCGGCCAGCAATACAAGACATGAGTCCTGGACTTGCTCCAGACCCAAAAATGCTCCCTCCTTTTCCAAGTTTAGGCATAACAGACCGCTTAAGACGACCTATTTTGGACCACATACTGCTTGGTACTCGGCAAAACTGTAATATAATAGAGAAACTTCCGAGTAAAATTGCACCTTTTTTTAGTCATTTGGTCAGCAAGGCAACTAGGAACCATATCTAGGAAGTAGTTTCCATGAGATCATCTAAGAAACAGTATGACAACGCTATTTTGTATGAATAATTCATGTACTAATAACATAAGATGCGTAGTGGGATGCATTAGTATCAGCAAGTGCAAAGTTTGGGGATTTTAATGATATAGATGAAACACACACTTGCGATAGTTTCATATACTACTACAAGAAATCAGGAGTTAACCTACGTTTTTTCCAAGTGAAAAGACAAAGGAAAAAAGAATCTATTTGAAAAAATCTTCCaagggaaaaagagaaaaaaataatctaGTTTGtgtaaattacaataaaaagaaaaaagataaatttttagCTAAAAGTGGCTATTACTTAGTTTTCGTTTGGTTTTAGAAGCTTTTTGGGAATTTCAGATACGTTAAAACTGTTTGTTTTGTGATGCAAGGTTTGAGGTGCTTTCCAGAGTTTtatgttgtttatattttttaaggttTCTACAGCAAGTtggttctttttttccttttccaacaAAGGCAAAGAGCCTTTCATTTTTTGAAGTTGTAAAAGCTTCTCTTTTGGGTTTATGATCAGGAAGTTCACTTTGAAGTTTGAAGGCAAAATATTTCTTTGAGAAGGAAGATCATTGTATCTACTTAATGGATCATGGTTGCCATattcttctcctttttctttggGGTGTGTGAGCGCAGGGTGGAGTGGGGGGATGGATTCTGTGTTATGGGGTCTTGGGACGTTTATTTACTCCTCAAGAGGGTTGTTACTATGTAAAATGATTGTAACTTTAACAATGTCAATAAAAAGTTTAGTATCctccataaaaaaataataataaacaaaacttTTGTTACTTTGTTCATATTAATtcatgatgattctacctgggcTCGATGGAGAAGAACATCTAGGTCAAACCCAGAGATATTGTGTCCAACCAGCACATCACTATCCAATTTGAATAACTCAATCATTAATCGATTCAACAAGGCCCTTTCACTGCAAGAAAAAAGTTTAGTTAAAACTTATTACTACCAGTCAGTCAACCACTACTGCTTTTATAATTTTGCTAGTAAAGGAGAAGTTTTCTACAAGAAACAGAATAATATTTAAGGCAGTACTAATAAGTCACCTACTTGCCCTCGCAGATTAGAATATTTGATCCAGCCTTCAAATTTCTATCTGTGGACTCTTTAGCAAATCCCATAGGAAATATGCCTCCATCAAGCTTACGGATAATAGTAAAATGCCTAAGCATACCAGGCTTTTTCCATTCTGTGGCCAACATGGGACCGTCAATCTGCAATGTCAAGCAGTAGTTAATGTATGTAAGATGTAATAATGTTAAATAATCTCTCTTTACACTTCAAAATCCCTGTACACTTAGAGAGTAAAAATAagctaataattattttaattgagCATGATTAGCTCCAGTTTTAACAATTGAAGATAGAATCTTCAAAAGCTTAAGAGCAGTCCTTATAATTCCTCCAAAATTTCATTCATCATAAAATTTGATTCTATGCATCCATGTACCTAATTCATAACATATATAACTCTCACTCTGTCATACagataaatttatcaaaaaattgtgaaaattaAGCAGTTCTATCTAAAGTTAGATACTTCCGATAAAGTAGATCATGGTCCTCTGAGGCCCAAGTAATTGTTACTCATATCAATTATCAAATTCAGTAGCATAAACATTCAAACATCTAATAGCCATCAAAGGGGAATGTTTGTGTAAGCAGATTGGTGAATCCAATTCGCATTTTCAACCAGAACAGAAAATGATTGTCACATCAGAAGAAACATGCAAACAAAATCAACAATGCTGAAAGACATTCATAATTAACCTTTGCTCTTTGACAGCATATGACAGATGCAGACACAATTTCGTTGATATTCTGCCGTTCATTAATGATGGTCTTTATGTTTATTGCAGTGACAACCATAGAAGGAATCTCCAAAATTTTGCTTGATGAAGTTGAAGTTTGAACATCTTTTGGAGAGCCAACTATCACCTCAAACTTGCACCAGCTCACCTTCATAAGAATATTATCATAGTATTAACCTCttttatatgtataaatattcGAGAGTTATGATAGGATTAAGTGATCTTACTCGTTGAGAAGCAGGACAGGAAGAAAAGTTTGAAATCGACAACCAGGAGGGGCCcgttattttccttttaacgaGGAGAAGCTCTAAGGCACTGTATGTATTAACATTTTAATGTCATCAAAGAAGTATACTGAAATGAAATTTAGCAAAACTTCACCGTTGCAAAAATAGTTTAAATGCCCTGACATTTGAAAGGAGGGCAGAAAACTAAAAGGAGAATGTAAATAAAGATGTGAAATATGCCAGGAAAGACAACACCAACATTCCAAGATATTAATACCTGCGATGTGTTCCTAAAAGAGCACAGAACGATTCTCCTTTTAGATCAGCAGGAAGTGGGGGGTGCTGCCACAAGTTTAACCATCGTCAGTAATTTCCAAATGGCAGTgataacaaatatataaacaaacaataaaatcaaaactaaGAGATGTGTCAACCCAAGGCACCTTTAAGAACTTTAACCTCCGAAATCTAAAAATTTTGGTGTCCAAGATCTCGCTGTACTAAAAAGCTGAAAAGTTGAAATCTTAACTTAAATTACAAATATCATTCGTGTTTCAAGTATCATACCTTGAAAGGGTAATTAATCTTAAGCACATAATTTTCCCCCGCAGGTATGTCTTGACGCTCAAATGCATATTTCCTCTGTGatgagaattaaaaaagaatacacAATAAACTGgttatttaaacatgaatatAATTTGACATGGTATTAcattaatatttatatgaaataaacaaaattttaattagcaAACCTTAACCGGTGTCATGCTAAATGTTGAAACATTGAGATCTAGCAACTGCTTGGCTACTTCATTTTTTAATCCTGCAGTCACTTCCTAGGAGAAGCAAGTAAAGACACATTAACAGAAGCATCCAAGATAAAAGATGCCTTCAGAGAGACCAAGGGATGACAAACATAACATCAGTTATAAGAGTTAATCTCACTTGCAATTTGGCACGCAGGTCTGCAGGAGAAAGCTGAGACTGTTCAGCATCCTTCCGAAGCTCCAACATCTCATCCGaatgaagaaaagaagcacTTGGAATGGCATATATGCATCTTTGCATATTTTTCACCACCACACAACAACTGTGGAACGAATTCCCAGCTTTGACCTAATTACAATGAACACTCTTTACATGCGGATTCATTTACTACTATTGACTTCAAAGGTTGGCTGCTAAAATGCCTTagaatatttaatattgataaggCAATAAATTAGCCTCATTTGATAgccattttttaaagttaagcttataaacattaCTTACAAGTTCTACTTGTAAGTTTCTTTGTTTTGAAATTCACTGTCTACCTATATTTAACTAACCcatgttttgaaaactaaacaaaGACTTACttttattttggaatttgactaagaattcaaatattactttgaGAAATGTGGAGACTATAGTGAGGAAAATAGGAAGAAACCAGCCATACATTTTAGAAACAGATAACATATAAACAAAAGGTCTCAGTATTACCTTCCCAAATAGATATACAGTGCCCATATTTGCACCGAAGAGCTCTTCATGCGCATCGACGATATAGAAAGGGAGAGAGCCGTCAGCGTCAATATCAAAATCAGATTTCTCTTCGGCACTTTCTGCTGAAGAATTAACACTTCCACTCCCTTCACTCCTTACCGCTTGCCATCCCGCAGTAGCACTCAAAGCTGGGTCTCTTTCATTGCTAATCTTAGCATTTAGAGTACTCACCGGCTCCTTCTTCACTAACGGTTCTGCCTTCGTTTCAACCATAATTGGCTTACTGTCCTCAATTACATCTTCCTTGATCGAAGAATTAGGTAATTGCTCAACCGGATCCAAGTTGATTTGAGAATTCAAGTCCTCCTTCGGATAAAACTCCTCAGTCTCACCATTTCCCTGGACCTCTACACCAGCTCGCACAGGCTCCAAATCACTGTTTGTAACAACCCCGTTAATTCCAGAGTTCCCATTTTCAGTATCCTTAATCAATTCAGACCCGGCAGTCAAATTAAGACTCTGAGCAGTTAATCCCTCGGACTTCACAGCAGGAACAGACACCACAGTCCTCGAAATCGGTATAGCTCCAATTTGCCCCTTTCTACGCCTCTCTCTGTCAGTCTCATCTGGCGCAAATTCCGCAATCACATCATCCACAATACTATCACAAGCCAATCCTTTAGCCTTATCATCTCTACCCGTTTTCCTGAAGATCGATGAAGTAAACATCGAAGAAAGCTTTTGTTTCCCCATCATTGCTGCCGCCGCcgatagagaagaagaagagggttTCTTCGGTTGCGCCTCTTTCTTCTCTACTTTCCTCTTCTTAGGTTTATCTAGCTCACCATCAGACTCATCGGAAGAACAAACCCCAGCTTTCGACCAATCCTCTTCCTC from Benincasa hispida cultivar B227 chromosome 10, ASM972705v1, whole genome shotgun sequence carries:
- the LOC120089354 gene encoding DNA polymerase alpha catalytic subunit, which codes for MADEQPSATNRRRSRGSEAAARLSALERLKAIRSGGRRSDAGGFQVKLENPIYDTIPEDEYDALVAKRREEARGFIVDDDGLGYGDEGEEEDWSKAGVCSSDESDGELDKPKKRKVEKKEAQPKKPSSSSLSAAAAMMGKQKLSSMFTSSIFRKTGRDDKAKGLACDSIVDDVIAEFAPDETDRERRRKGQIGAIPISRTVVSVPAVKSEGLTAQSLNLTAGSELIKDTENGNSGINGVVTNSDLEPVRAGVEVQGNGETEEFYPKEDLNSQINLDPVEQLPNSSIKEDVIEDSKPIMVETKAEPLVKKEPVSTLNAKISNERDPALSATAGWQAVRSEGSGSVNSSAESAEEKSDFDIDADGSLPFYIVDAHEELFGANMGTVYLFGKVKAGNSFHSCCVVVKNMQRCIYAIPSASFLHSDEMLELRKDAEQSQLSPADLRAKLQEVTAGLKNEVAKQLLDLNVSTFSMTPVKRKYAFERQDIPAGENYVLKINYPFKHPPLPADLKGESFCALLGTHRSALELLLVKRKITGPSWLSISNFSSCPASQRVSWCKFEVIVGSPKDVQTSTSSSKILEIPSMVVTAINIKTIINERQNINEIVSASVICCQRAKIDGPMLATEWKKPGMLRHFTIIRKLDGGIFPMGFAKESTDRNLKAGSNILICEGNERALLNRLMIELFKLDSDVLVGHNISGFDLDVLLHRAQFCRVPSSMWSKIGRLKRSVMPKLGKGGSIFGSGASPGLMSCIAGRLLCDTYLSSRDLLKEISYSLTELAKTQLNKDRKEVTPHEIPKMFQASESLMNLIEYGETDAWLSLELMFHLSVLPLTRQLTNISGNLWRRSLQGARAQRVEYLLLHAFHAKKYIVPDKTSSYVKEKKMVKKRTNHGPEEKSVDEFDLDDPNVEAPNTESGKGKKGSSYSGGLVLEPKRGLYDKYVLLLDFNSLYPSIIQEYNICFTTVERSPDGVVPLLPSSKVTGVLPELLKNLVQRRRMVKSWMKNATGLKLQQLDIQQQALKLTANSMYGCLGFSNSRFYAKPLAELITSQGREILQSTVDLVKNNLNLEVIYGDTDSIMIHSGLDDIGKVKAIAGKVIQEVNKKYKCLEIDLDGLYKRMLLLKKKKYAAVKLQFKDGMPYEVIERKGLDMVRRDWSLLSKELGDFCLNQILSGGSCEDVIESIHDSLTKIQEDMRKGQVALEKYIITKTLTKPPEAYPDARNQPHVQVAQRLKQMGYSTGCSVGDTIPYIICCEQVCGRGSRSNQFLFLTTQGRARHPDELKKEDGKWMIDIEYYLSQQIHPVVSRLCASIQGTSPERLADCLGLDSSKFQNRSIEVSRNDVSTSLLCSVNDEERYQGCTPLTLTCPSCSGTFNCPGIFSSIYKSVEGKQEKPVDEPTSKFWNNLNCPKCPDEANVGRMTPGMIANQVKRQADRFISLYYNGLMMCDDETCKYATRAVNLRVMGDSEKGTICPNYPHCNGHLVRKYTEADLYKQLSYFSHILDTERCMEKLEVHARLTLEKEMARIRPIVELAATTIQSIRDRSAYGWMQLQNFVVTF